Part of the Streptomyces europaeiscabiei genome is shown below.
CCGGGGATCTCCAGGCGGACATGGAGCGGGTCGGCGGGGTGCGTCCGCGGCTGCTGCGCGCCCTGCCCCAGGAGGCCTCACTCCTTGTCCTGGTGGGCACCATCGGCGCGAGCCCGGCCATCGACCGGCTCATCGCGGACCGGCGGCTGGACGTCTCCCGGGTGAAGGGCCGTTGGGAGGCGTCCGTGACCCAGGTCGTGGACCGCCCGCTGCCCGGCGTGGAACGCGCCCTGGTGATCGCCGGCAGCGACCGGCGCGGCACCGTCTACGGCGTCTACGACACCTCGGAGCGCATCGGGGTGTCGCCGTGGCACTGGTGGGCCGACGTTCCGGTCGAACGCCGCGACACGGTGACGGTCCCGTCGGGCACGCAGAAGCGGTACGAGCCGTCCGTCCGCTACCGGGGCATCTTCATCAACGACGAGCAGAACCTCACCACCTGGTCCCACCGGATGCAGGAACCGGACAAGCACATCGGCCCCGAAACCTACCGACGCGTCTTCGAGCTGCTGCTCCGCCTCAAGGCCAACTACCTGTGGCCCGCCATGCATCCGTACTCCGACTTCTTCAACAAACACCGCGCGAACCCCGAACTGGCCGACCACTACGGCATCGTCGTCGGATCCAGCCACCCCGAGGCCATGCTGCGCAACGGCGTCCACGAATGGGACCCCTGGGCCAAGGATCACCCGGCCGCCGACGGCAGCCTGCCGGTGTACGACTACACGGTGAACCCCGCTGTCATCTCGGACTACTGGCGGGCGAGGGCGCGGCAGAACGCCGGCTACGAGAGCAGCTGGACCCTGGGGATGCGCGGTCTGCACGACAGCGCGCTGGAGACGAAGCACGCCACCACCCTCGCGGAGAAGGTCGTGGTGATGAACGACATCATCGCGGACCAGCGCCGCCTTCTGGCCGAGGAGGTGGGCACCGCGGCCGAACCGCAGATCTTCATCCCGTACAAGGAGGTCCTGGACCTGTACAACGCGGGTGTCCAGGTGCCCGACGACGTCACGCTGATCTGGCCGGACGACAACCACGGCAACATGCGCCAACTGCCCGACGAGGCCGAGCGGCGGCGACCGGGCGGCAACGGCATCTACTACCACCTCTCCTACTGGGGCCGCCCCAAGAGCTATCTGTGGCTGGACACCACCCAACTCGCCAAAATCTGGCAGGAGTTGCGTCGGGTGCACGAGCACGGCGCCGACCGTATGTGGATCTTCAACGTGGGAGACATCAAGTCGATCGAGACCGGGCTGTCCTTCTCCATGGACATGGCCTGGGACGTGGACCGGTGGAACGCCGACGAGGTGGAGGGCTTCCTCGTCGAATGGGCCGGGCGGCAGTTCGGGCACCGCCACGGCGCGGAGATCGCCGCGATCCGCACCGAGTACTACCGCCTCGCGGCGGAGCTGCGGCCGGAGTTCGTCGCCCGCGGTCTGCTCTCCGTGGTCCACCACGGCGACGAGGCGGGCCGCCGGATGTCCGCGTACGACCGCCTCCTGCAGCGGGTCCGCGCGCTCGGCGCCAAGCTGCCGGAGGCCTACCGTGACGCCTTCTACGAACTGGTCGAATACCCGGTCCACGGCGCCTACTTGATGAACCTGAAGTTCTACTGGGCGGAGCGCAACGCACTCGCGGTCCGTCAGGGGCGCGGGGCCGGCACGAACCGTTTCGCGGACCTGTCCGACGCCGCCCACGCCGAGGAGGCGGCGATCACCAGGCGCTACAACACCGAGGTGGCCGGCGGAAAGTGGAACGGGATCGTCAACCCCTACCCCTCGCAGATCCCCAAGGCGCCGGGCCGTCCGAGCGTCACCAGGGTCGCCCGGAAGGAGACCTCGGGTCTGGGCGTGGCGGCCGAGGGCAACGAGACCGGCACCGGGCGGCCGCTGTCCTTCTCCTCCTACACCCGTGACCGGCGCTTCGTCGACGTGTTCAACACCGGCTTCCTCCCCCTGGACTGGGCCGCGGAGGCGAGCCACCCCTGGGTACGGCTGAGCACCTCCGGCGGCACGATGACCGAACAGACCCGGGTGTCGGTGGAGATCGACTGGGAGCGGGTGCCCGAGGGCGCACACGAAGCCACGGTGACCGTCACCGGTGCAGGCAACAGGTTCGACGTACCCCTACGGGTGCTCAACGACGGGAGGCGGGCGCGCCGGCGGGCGCGCGGCTTCGTCGAGGCCCACGGGTATGTCTCGATAGACGCCGCGCACCACGACCACCGGGTGGCGCGCGGCGGGGCCCGTTGGCGGACGGTACGCGGGCTCGGCCGCCGTACGGCCGCCATGGAGGCGGCGCCTTCGACGGCAGCCCCGATCACCGAGGAGTTCACCACTCGGGCACCGGAGTTGAGCTACCGAGTCCGTTTCGCCGGCACCGGGGACTTCCGGGTCACCGTCTTCAGGCTCCCCTCCCTCGACGAACGCGGCCGTCGCCGGGTCGCCCTGGCCCTCGACGACCAGCCGGTCGCCGTCCTGGCGGGACAGGCCGTCGCCACGGGCAACCGCGGCGACGCGTGGGCCCGCAACGTCGAGGACGGCATCGAGAAACTGACCACCACCGTGACAGTCACCGAACCCGGCGAACACGTCCTGCGGCTCTTCATGGTCGATCCCGCGATCGCCGTGGACCAGATCGTCATCGACACCGGCGGGCTGCCCGTCACCTACCTCGCGCCGCCGGAGAGCTACCACCACTCCTTCAACGCCGATCCCGTGCCGGAGGACGCGCCGGGGCTGCCGGGCACGCCGGGCCGGTAGGTAGGCGTCACCAAGCGCACCCACAGCTAGGCCTGCGGCCCGGCCGGCCTGCCGCGAGCGACGCCGACAGAGGCGGTGCCTCAGCCGTTCCGCTACAGCGGCGCCCACCCGGACCCGACGGGCCTGTACAGGATGGGCGCCCGTTACTACGGCCCCACATCGGCAGCGAGAACGTGCCGCCTCCCAACGCCGCCCGCGACCAGGATGGATGGCTCACTCCGGGCGTCAAGGGCATCGGCTCCGCCAGCTTCCTTGCTGATGTCGGCCATGAAAGTCCTCCCGCACTGCTGCCCTCTTTGCTTACATCCCTCGGCGCTCCGGCGGCGGCTTTGGGCGTGATCGAAGGGGTCTCCGACGCCCTGGCCTGCGCGGCCAGGTTCGGTGGCGGCGTCCTGGCGGATGATTCGTCCCGGCGCCGCAAGGTCGCCGTGGGTGGCTATGCGGCCACTGCCGTTCTCGGCGCCGTGACTGAGCTTCCCCCGGTGTGCGGGAGGTGCTGATCAGCTGTTCAGGGCGGGTTGACGGGGTTTCAGGTTCGTTCGTTCGGTCGTTGCCTGGTCGGCGTAGTGCTTCTCCTCGAACTCGACCGGGCTGAGGTAGCCGAGCCGTTTCTGGATGCGCCGGGAGTCATAGAAGCCGTCGATGTACTCGAAGAGCGCGAGGTTCGCCTCGGCCCTGGTCGCGAAGGCGCGGTCGCGGATGCACTCCGTCTTGATCAGCATCCACACATGCTCCGCGAGAGCGTTATCGTACGAGTCCCCGACCGAGCCCATGGACGCGTGAACTCCCGCACGCACCAGGCGAGTTGTCAGTTCACTCCGCACGAGCGGCGGGACAGATGAACAGCGCGGTCAACCGCTGCAGCAATCTGGTGGACGAATCCAGAGCGCGGATATAACCGGCTATACCATCAGCATGCGCCCCACCGCGGCAATCCGCATCTCAGCGAGCAGGATGCTCAGCGCCTAGGTATCCCCGCACACAGACGGGGAGTTGAAAGTCGGAATACCGGCACAGCCGGCTGGTCATATCGGCTGCGCAGGCAGCGGAAACGTCCCTTGGCCCAGCGCGCATGACCGCCTGTCTGACGCCCCCAGGGCGAATCCCCGCCGGACGGCACCCGTTACAGAGTCGCGGCGCACCAGACGTACAGGACTCGATCAGACCGTTGCAGAATCGTGGTACCCAACTCCCCTCAATGCAGTGGGGGTTGTATGCCGATTTCCTGCATGGCGCAAAAGGCCAGACCGCCTTCAGTGCCGACGCATGATCGCGTGCAGCGGTCAGGCTGTGGCCGGGGGCACCCATCTCATCGAGCAGGCTCCGCACTCGTGCCTCGATCGCGTCACGGATGGGGCGTACGGCATCGACACCGTGACCGGCCGGGTCGTCAGGCTGCCAGTCGAGGTACCGCTTGCCGGGGAAGACGGGGCAGGTGCCGCCGCACCCCATGGTGATGACCACGTCGGATGCCTGGCCGGCCTCCACCGTGAGGACCATGGACAGGGAGGTGGTTCACCATGGGCAAGGCAAACGCAGGCGATCGGGTGCCGATACCGATGACACCGAAGGTGGCCTCGCGAGTGCAGCCCGCAGCCGCGAGGAACTCCTTTATCCACAGGCCCGAACGCGATCGGCGGTTCCTTCGTACGCTGCTGCCCGAGTCGATCACACGGGGGTGTGCGGAATGCGGTACGGGCGTGGTGGTGGAGGAACCCTCGGTGGAGGTCATGGCGCAGCTGCCGGACGACCGGGCCCGGAAGGAGGTGATGGCGCTGGTGGAGGCCCGCGGATGGATCCGCGGGCCTGGCGCGACGTCCGGGACCCTGGCTCCGTGGAGGAGATCCGGGAGGCGTTCGGGCGACGATGCTGGATCCAGTACATGCCGCACGCCTCAGTAGGTGATTTTCTTCCTGCGCTTGGGACATCTGCGGCCCGGCCGTGGGGGCGGCAAGACCGATGCGGCGCTGGAGTTCCCGCTTGGGGCCTGCCGGACGTTGGTGCGCTTCCGCAGGAGTCACAACTCCCGTACAACCAGGCCTCTGTTTCGTGCATCTGAATCAGTGACCGCTTGAAGCGGCACCGGATTCCGGCGATCAGGAGGAGAGAGTGCGTAGAGCCGTACTCGGTTTGTTCGTGGCACTGGCGGCGGTGCTTGCGGTGGTGCCGCTCGCCGGCGCCGACCAGAGCGAGACCGTCGCCTGCTGCGGCCATGCCCCGAAGTAATGGGTACTCACCGCTGGCGCGACCGGCCCGACGATGTGACGGGCACGGCCATCGCCAGCGGAAGTACTGGACACGTTCCCCTTCGACAAGGAGATGTGATGCGTAGAGCCGTACTCGGTTTGTTCGTGGCACTGGCGGCTGTGCTCGCCGTAGTGCCGCTCGCCGGCGCCGACCAGACCGAGACCGTCGCCTGCTGCGGCCAGACCCCGAAGTGATGGGTACTCACCGCTAGCCTCGCCGTTTCGCCCGAGTACGGCGGCAGCTGAGGCAGAAACACGAAAGTGCCTTCCTGACCTGGGAACGATGAACCTTGCTGAGGGGTTCTGTCGGTCCAGGCGGAGGGCACTTTCTACGTGCAGGGTATCGGGTTGCGTCCCAAGGTCCATGTCAGTGCCGATGGTTCGGGGGTGATCGGGCATGCCGGGGCGCGGCTGCTGGCGGATCTCGCTGATGCCACCGGTCTGAGCGCCGCGTACTCCGCCGTCCTCAGGCCGCTTCGGCCGCGCGGGACCGGACATGATCCGGGCCGGATCGCCACCGACCTTGCGGTGATGCTCGCCGACGGTGGTGAGGCCATCGCGGATCTGGCCGTACTGCGGGACCAGCCAGCAGTCTTGGGCCCTGCCGCCTCGACACCGACGGCCTGGCGGCTGCTCGCCTATGTTGACGACAGTGCCCTCGCCTCGCTGGCTTCCGCCCGTGCCCGGGCCCGGGAAGTCGCCTGGCTGCAGGCCGCCGAGCACGGTGAGGGCATACCCGCGGTTCGGGCCGCGGGACGCATGCTGCCCGGTCTGGTCCTGGACCTCGACGCCACGCTGGTCACCTGCCATTCCGAGAAAGAGCAGGCCGCTCCACCCTATAAGGGCGGCTTCGGGTTCCACCCGCTGCTGTGCTTCCTGGCGAGGGGCGGCGGCGCAAAGACATCGTCGCCCGCCATGCTCGCCCGGCTCGCGGGGCACGCGACTGGCTGGCACGACGGCACATCGCGCGGCGGGCTGTCGCTGCCAGGAGCCGGCCGCCGGGGCCCGCTCCGGCCCTCCCGCACACGGATGTTGGCGTTTTCCAGCCACGGTCTGTTGCTGTGGCTGATTTGGGTGCATGGTGTGAGGGCGGGTACCGAGCCACCTCCGGGTGAGGTGTCCCCTCTGCCGGGTCCTGCCGTCGCCGACGGCAGAACCCGCCGCGCCTCCCGGCTCTCCACGCGAGGGTCTGCGGCTGCCCGCACTCCGGCGGGCCTCACCACGCCCACAGCGCCCATGATGGATCCATGGCGATGGTGACGGCGTTACGCCGGTACCCGGTGAAGTCCATGCTCGGCGAGGCTCTGACAAGCGTGGCCATCACCGAACGCGGGCTGTGCGGAGACCGGGTGTCCGCCGTCTGACGGCGCTCCGGGTGGCCGGGGTCGACCGGCAGCGCACCGCCCCAGCCGTTGACGGCCCCCTGGATGCCGTCGAGGTACTGCGTCATCCGCTGCGATCCGTGGGCATCGGTGACCGCGGCCGCCAAGCCGTCGAGGTGGTCGACCAGCTCCCGCAAGTGCTCGTTCTGCTCAGGAACGGCGTCTTCCGAATCATGCGCATCGAGTGGCCTCTGACCTGCCACCCCAGTCCTCGGCGGCCGTCAGCGGTACGGGGGCGGGCGGCTGCGCCGACGTCGTCAGCTCGATGCGCCGTCCCTCGGCCGACGAACGCAGCAGCGCGGTCATCGTCTCCATTACGTGCAGGGCGAGTTCGCCGTTCGCGCGCGATGCCCGCTGCCCGTCGGCGGCGATGAAGTCGAGCAGCCCCACTCCCCGTGCGCCGTCGACGTAGCCCGCGGACGG
Proteins encoded:
- a CDS encoding glycosyl hydrolase 115 family protein, whose product is MTAVGVAPLLPGVLPSPARAVSSDDAAGFPLLRDGVVVDLFVDPAADPAVSRAAGDLQADMERVGGVRPRLLRALPQEASLLVLVGTIGASPAIDRLIADRRLDVSRVKGRWEASVTQVVDRPLPGVERALVIAGSDRRGTVYGVYDTSERIGVSPWHWWADVPVERRDTVTVPSGTQKRYEPSVRYRGIFINDEQNLTTWSHRMQEPDKHIGPETYRRVFELLLRLKANYLWPAMHPYSDFFNKHRANPELADHYGIVVGSSHPEAMLRNGVHEWDPWAKDHPAADGSLPVYDYTVNPAVISDYWRARARQNAGYESSWTLGMRGLHDSALETKHATTLAEKVVVMNDIIADQRRLLAEEVGTAAEPQIFIPYKEVLDLYNAGVQVPDDVTLIWPDDNHGNMRQLPDEAERRRPGGNGIYYHLSYWGRPKSYLWLDTTQLAKIWQELRRVHEHGADRMWIFNVGDIKSIETGLSFSMDMAWDVDRWNADEVEGFLVEWAGRQFGHRHGAEIAAIRTEYYRLAAELRPEFVARGLLSVVHHGDEAGRRMSAYDRLLQRVRALGAKLPEAYRDAFYELVEYPVHGAYLMNLKFYWAERNALAVRQGRGAGTNRFADLSDAAHAEEAAITRRYNTEVAGGKWNGIVNPYPSQIPKAPGRPSVTRVARKETSGLGVAAEGNETGTGRPLSFSSYTRDRRFVDVFNTGFLPLDWAAEASHPWVRLSTSGGTMTEQTRVSVEIDWERVPEGAHEATVTVTGAGNRFDVPLRVLNDGRRARRRARGFVEAHGYVSIDAAHHDHRVARGGARWRTVRGLGRRTAAMEAAPSTAAPITEEFTTRAPELSYRVRFAGTGDFRVTVFRLPSLDERGRRRVALALDDQPVAVLAGQAVATGNRGDAWARNVEDGIEKLTTTVTVTEPGEHVLRLFMVDPAIAVDQIVIDTGGLPVTYLAPPESYHHSFNADPVPEDAPGLPGTPGR
- a CDS encoding transposase; the encoded protein is MQGIGLRPKVHVSADGSGVIGHAGARLLADLADATGLSAAYSAVLRPLRPRGTGHDPGRIATDLAVMLADGGEAIADLAVLRDQPAVLGPAASTPTAWRLLAYVDDSALASLASARARAREVAWLQAAEHGEGIPAVRAAGRMLPGLVLDLDATLVTCHSEKEQAAPPYKGGFGFHPLLCFLARGGGAKTSSPAMLARLAGHATGWHDGTSRGGLSLPGAGRRGPLRPSRTRMLAFSSHGLLLWLIWVHGVRAGTEPPPGEVSPLPGPAVADGRTRRASRLSTRGSAAARTPAGLTTPTAPMMDPWRW
- a CDS encoding IS3 family transposase, translating into MRSELTTRLVRAGVHASMGSVGDSYDNALAEHVWMLIKTECIRDRAFATRAEANLALFEYIDGFYDSRRIQKRLGYLSPVEFEEKHYADQATTERTNLKPRQPALNS